One region of Vibrio pelagius genomic DNA includes:
- the galU gene encoding UTP--glucose-1-phosphate uridylyltransferase GalU produces the protein MIKKCLFPAAGYGTRFLPATKSMPKEMMPVVNKPLIEYGVEEAIQAGMSDMCIVTGRGKHSLMDHFDKNYELEHQIMGTSKESLLDDIRGLIDSASYTYIRQREMKGLGHAILTGRELVGDEPFAVVLADDLCVNEQQGVLAQMVELYKQFRCSIVAVQEVPESETHKYGVISGEMIKDDIFRIDDMVEKPEPGTAPSNLAIIGRYILTPDIFDLIEQTEPGKGGEIQITDALLKQAQSGCVLAYKFKGQRFDCGSVEGYIEATNHCYENFYKKAPSAELAKKPTVKVVEETEVA, from the coding sequence ATGATCAAAAAATGTCTTTTCCCCGCAGCAGGCTACGGAACTCGTTTCCTTCCTGCTACTAAATCTATGCCTAAAGAAATGATGCCTGTGGTGAATAAGCCGCTCATTGAGTATGGTGTCGAAGAAGCGATTCAGGCCGGTATGAGTGATATGTGTATCGTAACCGGTCGTGGTAAGCATTCGCTTATGGACCACTTTGATAAGAACTACGAACTTGAACATCAGATCATGGGTACCAGTAAAGAGTCCTTGTTGGATGACATCCGCGGCTTAATTGATTCAGCGAGTTACACATACATCCGTCAGCGCGAGATGAAAGGCTTAGGTCACGCTATTCTTACGGGCCGTGAGTTGGTTGGTGATGAACCATTTGCCGTGGTTCTTGCGGATGATTTGTGTGTGAACGAGCAGCAGGGTGTGTTGGCACAAATGGTTGAGCTGTACAAACAGTTCCGCTGCTCAATTGTCGCCGTTCAAGAAGTGCCTGAATCAGAAACACACAAATATGGCGTGATTTCTGGCGAGATGATCAAAGACGATATCTTCCGTATCGATGATATGGTGGAAAAGCCAGAGCCGGGTACAGCTCCGAGTAATCTCGCGATTATTGGCCGTTACATTCTTACTCCAGATATCTTTGACTTGATTGAGCAAACAGAGCCAGGTAAAGGTGGTGAGATCCAAATTACCGATGCACTTCTGAAGCAAGCTCAGTCAGGTTGCGTTCTTGCATACAAGTTCAAAGGCCAGCGTTTTGATTGCGGTAGTGTTGAAGGCTACATCGAAGCGACTAATCATTGCTATGAAAACTTCTACAAGAAAGCACCAAGTGCTGAGCTTGCTAAAAAGCCGACGGTAAAAGTGGTAGAAGAAACAGAAGTGGCTTAG
- a CDS encoding tyrosine-type recombinase/integrase yields MAHIRVRPNGRIQFDLHLYGQRFREGTKQMATPKNLRLAQATLKQMNAEIDLGTFQYRDYFPESKKVDLFERLQREKCPDRLYPFFNDFANQWYERQKSNWKNSYQSVVKNTLEHYLIPHFGNTLVSEVSLSQTEFFRQTLKEARKEDGTRKLTNKRINNILWPLIAIISLAAEEHGFEYPFRRYKSLKEEKADSKPLTMEEVRTFLECCDEHWHDYFLLRFWTGMRSCEVHGLHWEHIDFDHRLIHVRQNYVNGEICAVKTPKSRRDIQMCDTLYAALKRQWNKKQDNSPFVFPFQNGRGLDTHYISQKVWHPTLKKAGLTPRRAYETRHTAAVLHIAAHENPLFISHKLGHSDTKLLFEVYAPYVANASRQDGKAFNDMMLGGVA; encoded by the coding sequence ATGGCTCATATTCGCGTACGCCCTAACGGGCGCATTCAATTCGATCTTCATTTGTACGGCCAGCGCTTTCGCGAAGGCACCAAACAAATGGCCACTCCTAAAAACTTAAGGCTTGCTCAAGCTACTCTCAAACAAATGAACGCCGAGATTGACCTTGGCACTTTTCAATACCGCGACTACTTCCCTGAGAGTAAAAAAGTCGATCTGTTTGAACGCTTGCAGCGTGAGAAATGCCCTGACCGCCTATATCCATTTTTTAATGATTTTGCGAATCAGTGGTATGAGCGTCAAAAAAGCAATTGGAAAAACAGCTATCAAAGCGTGGTCAAAAACACGCTTGAGCACTACCTCATACCGCACTTTGGGAATACATTGGTTTCTGAGGTGTCCTTGTCGCAAACGGAGTTTTTTCGCCAAACGCTAAAAGAAGCTCGAAAAGAGGACGGCACACGCAAACTCACCAACAAACGCATCAATAACATTTTATGGCCACTGATCGCCATTATCAGCCTTGCCGCTGAAGAGCATGGCTTCGAATACCCATTTAGACGCTACAAGTCACTGAAAGAAGAAAAAGCCGATTCGAAGCCGCTGACCATGGAAGAAGTGCGTACGTTTTTAGAATGCTGCGATGAGCACTGGCATGATTACTTTTTACTGCGATTTTGGACGGGCATGAGAAGCTGTGAAGTGCATGGACTGCATTGGGAGCACATCGATTTTGACCACCGATTGATTCATGTGAGACAAAATTATGTGAATGGGGAAATTTGTGCTGTGAAGACGCCTAAATCACGTCGTGATATTCAGATGTGTGATACGTTATATGCCGCGCTCAAACGCCAGTGGAATAAAAAGCAAGACAACAGCCCGTTTGTGTTTCCATTCCAAAATGGGCGTGGACTTGATACCCATTACATCAGTCAAAAGGTATGGCACCCAACCTTAAAAAAAGCCGGACTTACACCTCGCCGTGCCTACGAGACGCGTCATACTGCAGCGGTATTGCACATTGCCGCGCATGAGAATCCGCTTTTTATCTCACACAAGTTAGGTCACAGCGATACAAAGCTTCTTTTTGAGGTCTACGCCCCTTATGTCGCCAATGCGTCCAGACAAGACGGAAAAGCGTTTAACGATATGATGTTAGGAGGTGTAGCATGA
- a CDS encoding tyrosine-type recombinase/integrase, whose product MMNALLSASHVIEYHQDLSLECETFDNIDWICKQLHRLSIKQRIFTDHHLTQLNQAIKVIPTGRQRPLMAARDQVLYYLRTVCEWQLPPVKEAQFEDAQMIWMLNILKRSQPATVLLNGYKTQRSAFMIERWTDVGWLVMVLSMEVAPLPIRYWADVLSKPSSIEYFEGQLTLKVMHPKPIAAYDSKDTPSCTRYMLPLFVYRLLEDFYLTTPSAPYTPRQLTQHLNQWCAQTPYYFDELKPAQWFRTFQCVWYSHHRLPAPILRDFSDPMRHVATLSTAHIHTTKGQVMSAELYQLPMTEISETPSTPHLSRRFQWPHKALIKYHQGKYKTCPPAPPWQESNLLPLLFYGLTNERFEFGGVQKKKLEAGSIDRYTNFYKHLTPLSFACASNPDTLHAWAHAQFAALQEQSSPWYLYNFLRYLAQQELTDHLDLSQFEKPTLPSLVDACCLSVTQIHDTVETLLSSTNGDPIQQLCAAVALLLGYYGTMRRGEVLRLRMSDIMICPKDPQRFYLTITTTQEGSPKGGKTRITAAYLPEFCAKLIRALLAIKKRAPGREPLLGLSGESVSQRAMRYLYPVTQALKSLWGQNVRFHHLRHSGADLLYLQGLHLAYQRSPEHLACVQGVPESQMMLTQATCHARFDFWLEGQPFSDVNDAILLDVIGRELGHSYYATTRKHYLHGMEKVGNIVQPQQRTYSRDELRYLFGMSVGSNDISRVLNDLHPNYTLQSDEQKKRHVLQFSQSELLPKIIARYQRLHNDTSSPIASLPALPTSANKPRSDQAFISMWVRSLPLDFTDEHHGGFILFNRHTLRLGDDSKFDFPTLSQQWLALKKINQFAFEKKERTQLKALGMPKVALHWRQDGSQERPKRRPYISLFFCIKCNQKTQKAFAQLFHEGPFKTHPATLSLVQNRKSLRSKQYQKVECQFKRTKDSLQTFVIPEGDGAMIIELHTNILAHHLASPLTQYIERLFQSHPSLHRQRETQHG is encoded by the coding sequence ATGATGAATGCTTTGTTAAGTGCAAGCCACGTTATTGAATACCACCAGGATTTAAGCCTTGAGTGTGAGACCTTTGATAATATTGATTGGATTTGTAAGCAGTTGCATCGCCTATCGATTAAGCAGCGAATCTTCACCGACCATCACCTTACTCAGTTGAATCAAGCCATCAAGGTGATCCCAACGGGCAGGCAACGCCCACTGATGGCCGCTCGCGATCAGGTGCTGTATTACCTTCGTACCGTGTGTGAGTGGCAATTGCCCCCAGTGAAAGAAGCGCAGTTTGAAGATGCGCAGATGATCTGGATGCTGAATATTCTTAAGCGCAGTCAACCTGCGACCGTGTTACTGAATGGGTACAAAACCCAACGATCGGCCTTTATGATAGAGCGCTGGACAGACGTTGGTTGGTTGGTGATGGTATTGAGCATGGAGGTGGCTCCTTTACCGATACGCTACTGGGCAGATGTGCTTTCCAAACCGTCCTCCATTGAATATTTTGAAGGGCAATTGACGTTAAAGGTGATGCACCCAAAACCGATAGCGGCCTATGACAGTAAAGACACCCCCAGTTGCACTCGCTATATGCTTCCACTCTTTGTCTACCGACTCCTTGAAGACTTTTATTTAACCACGCCTTCAGCGCCCTATACGCCTCGTCAGTTGACTCAGCATCTCAATCAATGGTGCGCACAAACGCCGTACTATTTTGATGAGCTTAAACCCGCCCAATGGTTTCGAACCTTTCAATGCGTCTGGTACAGCCATCACCGGCTCCCAGCACCTATTCTGCGCGACTTTAGCGATCCAATGCGCCACGTGGCCACATTATCAACCGCTCATATACACACCACAAAAGGCCAAGTCATGAGCGCAGAGCTTTACCAACTGCCAATGACGGAGATCAGCGAGACACCTTCAACGCCGCATCTTTCACGTCGCTTTCAATGGCCACATAAGGCGCTCATCAAATACCACCAAGGGAAATACAAAACGTGTCCTCCGGCACCGCCATGGCAAGAGAGCAACCTGTTACCTTTGCTCTTTTATGGGCTTACAAATGAGAGATTTGAATTCGGTGGTGTTCAAAAAAAGAAATTGGAAGCAGGCAGTATTGATCGATACACCAATTTCTATAAGCACCTCACCCCACTCAGTTTTGCTTGTGCCAGTAACCCAGACACCCTTCATGCTTGGGCTCACGCGCAATTTGCAGCCCTACAAGAGCAGAGCTCTCCTTGGTACTTGTATAATTTTTTACGCTACCTAGCCCAGCAAGAGCTTACCGACCACTTGGATTTGTCCCAGTTTGAAAAACCGACCCTGCCCTCTCTCGTTGATGCGTGTTGTCTGAGCGTCACACAGATTCATGACACGGTTGAAACGCTACTATCTTCAACGAATGGCGATCCCATACAACAATTGTGCGCCGCGGTGGCACTGCTGCTTGGGTATTATGGCACGATGAGACGAGGCGAAGTGCTTCGCCTTCGAATGAGTGACATCATGATCTGCCCAAAAGACCCACAGCGCTTTTACTTAACCATCACCACTACACAAGAAGGCTCGCCAAAAGGAGGGAAAACGCGCATCACCGCCGCCTATTTACCCGAGTTCTGCGCCAAACTTATCCGCGCGTTACTGGCCATTAAAAAGCGCGCGCCAGGGCGCGAGCCGTTACTCGGCTTATCTGGGGAAAGCGTATCTCAAAGAGCGATGCGCTATCTCTACCCTGTGACCCAAGCACTAAAGTCTTTATGGGGTCAGAACGTTCGCTTTCACCACCTTCGACACAGCGGTGCGGATCTGTTGTATTTACAGGGGTTGCATCTGGCTTATCAACGCTCACCCGAGCATCTAGCATGCGTCCAGGGCGTGCCTGAAAGTCAAATGATGCTGACGCAGGCAACATGTCATGCGCGCTTTGATTTTTGGCTTGAAGGGCAACCTTTTAGCGATGTCAATGACGCCATACTATTGGATGTGATTGGAAGAGAGCTGGGGCATTCTTACTACGCGACCACCCGTAAACACTACTTACACGGCATGGAAAAGGTGGGCAACATCGTACAACCACAGCAACGCACCTACTCACGAGACGAGCTTAGGTATCTGTTTGGCATGTCGGTTGGGTCCAATGATATTTCTCGAGTCCTCAACGACCTTCACCCCAATTACACGCTGCAAAGTGACGAGCAGAAGAAACGTCATGTATTGCAGTTTAGCCAGAGTGAACTCTTACCCAAGATTATTGCTCGTTATCAAAGGCTCCATAACGACACTTCGTCGCCTATCGCTTCACTTCCCGCGCTGCCAACATCGGCAAATAAACCGCGATCCGACCAAGCGTTCATCTCTATGTGGGTTCGCTCACTGCCTCTGGATTTCACGGATGAACATCATGGCGGCTTTATCTTGTTTAATCGTCACACGCTAAGACTTGGCGACGACTCAAAATTTGACTTTCCGACTCTCAGTCAGCAATGGCTCGCATTAAAAAAGATCAACCAGTTTGCTTTTGAAAAGAAAGAGCGAACGCAACTCAAAGCATTAGGTATGCCCAAAGTTGCTCTACATTGGCGCCAAGATGGATCACAAGAGCGACCGAAACGACGTCCCTATATCAGCTTGTTTTTTTGCATCAAATGCAATCAGAAAACCCAAAAAGCGTTTGCTCAACTCTTTCACGAAGGGCCTTTCAAAACTCACCCCGCTACGTTGAGCTTGGTGCAAAACCGCAAATCGCTGCGCAGCAAGCAATATCAAAAGGTAGAGTGTCAATTTAAGCGAACCAAAGATTCCTTACAAACATTCGTTATCCCAGAAGGCGATGGCGCAATGATTATCGAACTTCACACGAATATTTTGGCGCATCATTTAGCATCACCATTGACGCAATACATCGAGCGTCTGTTTCAATCACACCCATCCCTACACCGACAAAGAGAGACTCAACATGGCTAA
- a CDS encoding site-specific integrase: MKLEAIKQKNRRRNSGAVPPNPQQHALKLLAALYRLRRHYKPKKSAKVSDYDRALLYFLYLWLTGRLNQCQRVEDIPDLEIVSGSQPCQAHRLRKIRQTDPSWVEYAYPYPTKAGIVWHWQPMPNGLNDWFYHALSQGTKKWGMSKEEKKRFLRFINTKWRTPSFLDGYRLIRRDVFYDYFLSMMQTDARLPAPSKHVGLKGESLHHESALSYQARSSKKIRSDLFAAQTRYLARLRQSLPLALSSQLNALKACTFVESPLLHASTSLQAYLTTPGEIDAFHYDVSVSTRAYVPLPPVDIGSQRLLHIDDVRRFFQALAKHGDSLERKVHTLTSLKALHNFRAFELSLLLIALTGTRPTHAISIEKQYCFDQRWVLVYDKGHYRPIWLNDHFQLALQRYQALHISLRHHVPHLDTSPYLWFELDDALTCQPLNAKRLRQFMHHWWRHINPHSEAVPYQLRHNFAQHALDSPSAKLTTNDVDRLMGHANIGERLGSDAVFPVKEAKLTQFLNSIPDFLHLPVIKGAPL; this comes from the coding sequence ATGAAGCTCGAGGCGATAAAACAGAAAAACCGGCGACGTAACAGTGGCGCTGTTCCGCCCAACCCTCAGCAACATGCGCTCAAACTGCTCGCCGCCTTGTATCGCTTACGCCGGCATTACAAGCCAAAGAAAAGTGCAAAGGTCTCCGATTACGATCGCGCGCTGCTCTACTTTCTGTATCTTTGGCTCACCGGTCGATTGAATCAGTGTCAACGCGTGGAAGACATTCCAGATCTTGAGATTGTCAGCGGCAGTCAGCCTTGCCAAGCGCATCGATTGAGAAAAATTCGACAGACTGACCCCTCTTGGGTTGAATATGCGTACCCTTACCCAACCAAAGCCGGCATAGTTTGGCACTGGCAACCGATGCCTAACGGCCTGAACGACTGGTTTTATCATGCCCTTTCTCAAGGAACGAAAAAGTGGGGGATGAGCAAGGAAGAAAAGAAACGGTTCCTGCGATTTATCAATACCAAATGGCGCACACCTTCGTTTCTTGATGGTTACCGTTTAATACGTCGGGATGTGTTCTATGACTATTTTTTATCAATGATGCAAACAGATGCCCGTTTGCCTGCACCAAGTAAGCATGTGGGATTAAAAGGGGAGTCCTTGCATCACGAAAGCGCCCTCTCGTATCAAGCCCGAAGCAGCAAAAAGATTCGCAGCGATCTCTTTGCAGCCCAAACACGCTACCTCGCCAGGCTTCGACAATCGCTTCCGCTCGCGCTCTCCAGTCAATTAAACGCTCTGAAAGCCTGCACCTTTGTCGAGTCCCCTCTCTTACATGCGAGTACCTCACTGCAGGCTTACCTTACCACGCCCGGAGAAATCGACGCTTTTCATTATGATGTCTCTGTTTCCACGCGCGCTTATGTCCCATTGCCTCCTGTGGATATTGGTTCCCAGCGTTTGCTTCATATCGATGACGTGCGGCGCTTTTTTCAGGCACTGGCCAAGCACGGAGATAGCCTCGAGCGCAAGGTTCATACGCTCACGAGCCTCAAAGCGCTGCATAACTTTCGAGCGTTCGAATTGTCACTGTTGCTAATTGCTTTAACCGGCACTCGCCCCACTCACGCCATCTCGATAGAAAAGCAGTACTGTTTTGACCAGCGCTGGGTGTTGGTGTATGACAAAGGGCATTACCGCCCGATTTGGCTCAATGACCACTTCCAACTCGCTTTACAACGCTATCAAGCCTTGCACATTTCATTGCGTCATCACGTCCCTCATCTGGACACGTCACCGTACTTATGGTTTGAGCTCGATGATGCCCTCACTTGCCAGCCATTGAACGCCAAAAGGCTCCGACAATTTATGCATCATTGGTGGAGACACATCAATCCGCATTCCGAAGCCGTTCCGTATCAGCTGCGTCATAACTTTGCACAACATGCTTTAGATTCGCCTTCGGCCAAACTGACCACCAACGATGTGGACCGATTGATGGGGCATGCCAATATTGGCGAGAGGTTAGGCAGCGACGCGGTATTTCCTGTTAAAGAGGCGAAATTGACCCAATTTCTCAATAGCATTCCAGACTTTTTACACTTACCTGTAATTAAGGGGGCACCTCTATGA
- a CDS encoding IS481 family transposase yields MNREIQKRLQWVKMYEECGDAGLVCRRCDISRPTLRKWAKRYKQNGIAGLESQSKRPHSSPDAKITDELRALILEMCEKRNLGARRLQTELIRLHQIHLSTATIHKVLSEACVKKIVTYRRKKDFQRYERPIPGDRVQMDTCKITAGIYQYTAIDDCSRYRVLRCYSRRTAANTIDFIECVVDEMPFPIQRVQTDRGREFFAEKVQKQLMLYGIKFRPNKPSSPHLNGKVERSQKTDKSEFYPTIDVSVGLDELDLLLSEWQHYYNWERPHSSLKGLTPIEKITELSDQTPLSEEVLQRYQIWKERFQEQNYKLDLQLRKLKPSL; encoded by the coding sequence ATGAATAGAGAAATTCAGAAAAGATTACAGTGGGTGAAGATGTATGAGGAATGTGGTGATGCAGGCCTCGTATGTCGTCGTTGTGATATATCTAGACCAACATTACGCAAGTGGGCGAAGCGATATAAGCAGAATGGAATCGCTGGCCTAGAAAGCCAGAGTAAACGCCCTCATTCTTCTCCAGATGCCAAGATTACCGATGAATTAAGAGCGTTGATCCTTGAGATGTGTGAGAAACGCAACCTAGGGGCACGACGCTTACAAACAGAACTAATCCGACTTCATCAAATACACCTAAGCACAGCGACAATCCATAAAGTTTTATCAGAAGCTTGTGTGAAAAAAATTGTAACTTACCGACGTAAAAAAGATTTCCAAAGATACGAGCGTCCGATTCCTGGTGATAGAGTCCAAATGGATACCTGTAAAATAACGGCTGGAATTTATCAATACACAGCTATCGACGACTGCTCTCGCTATCGAGTTTTGAGGTGCTATTCTCGGCGCACAGCAGCAAATACAATCGACTTTATCGAATGTGTAGTGGATGAGATGCCATTTCCTATCCAACGAGTTCAGACGGACAGAGGGCGCGAATTCTTTGCAGAGAAAGTCCAGAAGCAACTTATGTTATATGGAATAAAATTCCGCCCCAACAAGCCTAGTTCACCTCACTTGAATGGTAAAGTTGAACGTTCCCAGAAAACGGATAAAAGCGAGTTTTATCCGACCATAGATGTAAGTGTGGGGCTGGATGAGTTGGATCTGCTGTTATCTGAATGGCAGCACTACTACAACTGGGAGCGTCCACATAGCTCTTTAAAAGGGCTAACACCGATAGAAAAGATTACAGAGTTATCTGACCAAACTCCTCTGTCTGAAGAGGTATTACAGCGCTACCAGATATGGAAAGAGAGGTTTCAAGAGCAGAATTACAAGCTTGATCTTCAGTTAAGAAAATTGAAACCATCTCTGTGA
- a CDS encoding substrate-binding domain-containing protein produces MKKVLISSLVTATLAMSSSPVFAKDHYKIAVLMYGMKAEFVQLMEQAAYKHPLVESGDVEITMYDGRYDPLVQNNQAETAIRTQHDAIIINPMDYDANVDVVDMANEAGIPVVVTNARLNTEQMTSEVVSDDVQGGYLEAKYVMEQIGCKGNIVILEGPKGGSGEIQRGQGNEKAIAECPEGAVNILERKTANWSRAEGMTLMENWMMKYRNKINGIIGQNDEMALGAIEAVEGTGGDISSYAIAGIDGVTDALHSVKEGKMVSILQDANGQMQGSIDVALRHIIGKEYTPKSEVWNQYSGDLNWNNGDSKRYDIPWTVVKNNNVDELLKTR; encoded by the coding sequence ATGAAAAAAGTTCTTATTAGTAGTCTTGTTACCGCTACGCTTGCTATGTCATCTTCACCAGTCTTCGCAAAGGACCACTACAAGATCGCCGTTCTTATGTATGGTATGAAAGCAGAGTTCGTCCAGTTAATGGAGCAAGCGGCATACAAGCACCCCTTAGTCGAATCAGGTGATGTAGAGATCACGATGTACGATGGCCGTTATGACCCATTGGTTCAAAACAACCAGGCAGAAACAGCAATTAGAACCCAACACGACGCAATCATCATAAACCCAATGGACTACGACGCAAACGTAGATGTCGTAGACATGGCTAATGAAGCTGGTATTCCTGTTGTCGTGACTAACGCTCGTCTAAATACCGAACAGATGACATCAGAGGTTGTATCAGATGATGTACAAGGTGGTTATTTAGAAGCTAAATACGTAATGGAACAAATTGGCTGTAAAGGTAATATTGTTATTCTAGAAGGTCCTAAAGGTGGCTCAGGTGAAATCCAGCGCGGCCAAGGCAACGAAAAAGCCATAGCTGAGTGCCCAGAAGGTGCGGTAAACATCCTCGAACGCAAGACTGCAAACTGGTCGAGGGCTGAAGGTATGACGCTAATGGAGAACTGGATGATGAAGTACCGAAATAAAATTAATGGAATCATCGGTCAGAATGATGAAATGGCATTGGGTGCTATTGAAGCGGTAGAAGGTACAGGCGGTGACATTTCATCATACGCAATAGCAGGAATCGATGGTGTGACTGACGCTCTTCATTCTGTCAAAGAAGGCAAGATGGTTTCGATACTTCAAGATGCTAACGGCCAGATGCAAGGCTCAATTGATGTGGCGCTACGTCATATCATTGGTAAAGAGTACACTCCAAAATCTGAGGTTTGGAATCAATATAGTGGGGATTTAAACTGGAACAACGGCGATTCAAAGCGATACGACATCCCTTGGACTGTAGTAAAAAATAACAATGTTGATGAACTGCTAAAAACTCGATAG
- a CDS encoding ABC transporter permease, whose translation MDILIKKGSASNSPRRVMEIISKYGIIFAFLFLCLAVSVLGQYFVKMGTWDSNYFLTQGNFLSILRQVSINGILAIGMTFVIIIAGVDLSVGSVLALSGIVAARFVTKSDAMAIVNFDSLILLPFIIAITIGALCGLVNGYVISKFKLQAFIVTMGMLSAARGMTMLTTDGNPVSSLERDFRVIGNSYVLGIPTPVIIFGVIFVVAWVLLNKTLFGRYVFAVGGNEKSARTSGIDVDKVKIAVYTLCGVLAALAGLILTARTGSAQTNAGFAYELDAIAAVVIGGTSMAGGIGTLTGTLFGVLIIGVMNNGLDLLGVQSYYQQIIKGILIVSAVMLDPSRKQSR comes from the coding sequence ATGGATATTCTTATCAAAAAAGGTTCAGCGTCTAATTCACCTCGCAGAGTCATGGAAATAATTAGCAAGTATGGAATTATATTTGCTTTCTTATTTCTTTGCCTCGCCGTAAGCGTACTTGGCCAATATTTTGTCAAAATGGGGACTTGGGATAGCAATTACTTTTTAACTCAAGGTAACTTTCTATCAATTCTTCGCCAAGTCTCTATCAACGGTATTCTGGCGATAGGTATGACGTTTGTCATTATTATCGCTGGTGTTGACCTATCTGTCGGATCTGTACTTGCACTATCAGGTATCGTCGCTGCAAGGTTTGTCACCAAATCAGATGCCATGGCAATAGTCAACTTTGATTCACTAATTCTTCTGCCGTTTATCATTGCGATCACCATTGGTGCGTTGTGTGGATTAGTCAACGGCTACGTTATTTCAAAATTCAAACTACAAGCATTCATCGTAACAATGGGCATGTTATCTGCAGCTCGAGGTATGACAATGCTAACCACTGATGGCAACCCCGTTTCTTCTCTAGAGCGAGACTTTCGTGTAATCGGCAACAGTTATGTATTAGGTATCCCTACTCCAGTTATCATCTTCGGCGTCATTTTCGTTGTGGCGTGGGTGCTCCTAAACAAAACACTATTTGGTCGATATGTGTTTGCCGTTGGAGGAAACGAGAAGTCAGCTAGAACATCCGGCATTGATGTCGATAAGGTAAAAATAGCGGTTTACACACTATGTGGCGTGCTTGCTGCTCTTGCTGGACTCATACTTACCGCTCGTACCGGTTCAGCTCAAACTAATGCAGGTTTTGCCTATGAGCTCGATGCTATCGCTGCCGTCGTCATTGGGGGTACTTCAATGGCTGGTGGCATTGGCACACTGACTGGAACTCTTTTTGGCGTTCTCATCATTGGTGTTATGAACAACGGTTTAGACCTATTAGGCGTTCAGTCCTATTATCAACAAATTATCAAAGGTATTTTGATTGTATCAGCTGTGATGCTCGATCCTTCAAGAAAGCAATCTCGATAA